One window from the genome of Deltaproteobacteria bacterium encodes:
- a CDS encoding ABC transporter ATP-binding protein, protein MLDIQNLSKSYRQAGGETTVAIGNITCQVEAGEFVSFVGPSGCGKTTLLMTIAGLLVPSSGRVIVNGKEVSGPPANLVLVFQEYNKSLFAWRSVLGNVRFGLDARGDRSPDAEKKARTLIDLVGLKGFEKHYPWELSGGMQQRVAIARALAYRPEVLLMDEPFGSLDALTRLELEDTLLRIWAELKTTILFITHDIEEAIYLSDRIWVLSRRPSEIVQELKIDFTRPRDQVTTRAQARFMELRNEIYRQIGNAASL, encoded by the coding sequence ATTCTCGATATCCAAAATCTTTCTAAGAGTTATCGCCAAGCCGGCGGCGAGACGACCGTCGCCATCGGCAACATCACTTGCCAAGTCGAAGCCGGCGAGTTTGTTTCTTTCGTCGGACCCTCCGGTTGCGGCAAGACAACCCTGTTGATGACCATCGCTGGATTGCTCGTGCCGAGCTCCGGCCGCGTGATCGTCAACGGCAAAGAAGTCAGCGGGCCGCCGGCGAATTTGGTTTTAGTGTTTCAGGAATACAACAAGTCGCTGTTCGCTTGGCGCTCGGTGCTCGGCAACGTGCGCTTCGGTTTGGATGCCCGCGGCGATCGTTCTCCTGATGCCGAAAAGAAAGCGCGCACTTTGATCGACCTAGTAGGACTCAAGGGTTTTGAAAAACACTATCCTTGGGAACTTTCCGGAGGCATGCAGCAGCGCGTCGCCATTGCCCGCGCATTGGCTTACCGTCCCGAAGTCCTGCTGATGGACGAACCGTTCGGTTCGCTCGATGCCCTGACACGTTTGGAGCTGGAAGACACGCTGCTAAGAATCTGGGCGGAGTTGAAAACCACGATACTGTTTATTACTCACGACATCGAAGAGGCGATTTACCTCTCCGATCGCATCTGGGTGCTGAGCCGGCGGCCGTCGGAGATCGTCCAGGAATTGAAAATCGATTTTACTCGCCCGCGCGATCAAGTGACGACTCGCGCCCAAGCGCGCTTCATGGAACTGCGCAACGAGATTTATCGCCAGATTGGCAACGCAGCGTCACTATGA